TGCTCTTCTTCAAACCATGATTGTAATTTCCagtttaaaaagaaacaagactgtgataattattatttttttaaaaaaagtttcaagaaaCAGGACAATTAATGAACGGCCAGATTTCCAGGTTGGTAAGGCATGTGTGGTAGGGCCAACCCATCACCTGAGAACTGCAGCCGGCCACCTTATATGAGGAGGAGAAGGGATTGTTGCTTATGTACTTAGTAAATATGTATCTCAGGTTTTGGGGTTGTTATATCTTTTTGTGGgcttaaatgaatttttgggCTCGTAATTTAATTACGACATTTGGTTTTTAGGTTAGCatttttactgtattttttttaatcctcGCGATTCCGATACCTTTTCTCGCTGAGAGAACAAAATGGACTAGAACTGtagcaattaaaaaaatataagaccaaaatactattttaaaaaatttaaggacaaaaacataaaattatgacTTAAGTTACggaacaaaattatcaatttcatGATAAGTGGAACAACAGCGGTGATGTGATGACAACAGAATTTTCTGAACTAATAATTATGAGTTGCATGAAacactaaattaattagttgtaatttctgtttgattttcttaaaatttaaagataacTGAAATTGCATGGGATTTGGTTTTAGGTAATTCAATGTTAAATATCTCTTAATTACATTTTAGGGTTTTTGAATGAATATTAAGTTATGTTCAAATTAGATAGAAATTAAATGAactgtggattaaaaattacaacacgAAAAGGATAAAGAGAATGAAAATTGGAAATGCTAATGCACACAATTAATAAAAGTGTAATATTAATACTCCTAGATTGATTTCGTTCTTGATATATACCTAAGATGAGAAAGAGAGATTGTAAAATTACCTGTAGCAGCTTGGCCCTGAATCTCTGTAGCAGCTTGGCCCTGAATCAGTTTAAGTTGCTGATGCTTCTGCAGAATGaagaaggaggaagaaggacTACAGTAGCAGaggaaggaggaagaaggacTACAGTAGCAGAGTTGTTATCGCATTCCCGCTTCGCTACCACGACTTACGTCACTTAAATTAGAATACGTTTTCTCATAGCCGTTGTTCATTCTTTCCTGTCACTTATAAAAGCGCTATCACGTCTTTTAAGTAGGAAAGCGATTTATTAGTTTTCAGCAGTTATTTCCGTTAGCCTTGTATATATGAGAGGCCTTCGTCCTCTTCAGCAAAAGAACTGTAACACAGACCAAACTATTTTCTCCTACTGATATATACGTTTCCAGAAATTCCCTCTGTCCCTTAATTGAAATAAGCCATGGGAGAAGAATCGGAGAACTTCAAGATTCATCACAGTGAAAATCCAGGATTAAGCCTGGTTACAAATCTTCTAGATGGAACGAATTTTCTCTCCTGGAGTAGATCTGTCAAATTAACCCTGGGGGTTAAAATGAAGATGGGCTTCATTACCGGAGAAGCTGTCAAACCTACAGAGGGTGGAAAAGAACTCGAACAGTGGATAAGATGCGATAATCTGGTGACATGTTGGATATTGAACTCAATATCCAAGGATATAGTCGAAAGCTTTATGTATACTAAAACTTCAAGAGATCTATGGATTGAGTTGGAAACAAGGTTTGGACAAAGCAACGGTCCGATGATATATAGGCTGAAGAGGGAGATGATCTCAGTCACTCAAGGCACCCTGTCTGTATCTGCTTATTTCAGcaaactaaagaaaatatggGACGAGTTGGATAATATTGTACCAACTCCAGAATGCAGCTGCGGTGCAATGAAAATCATTTCAGAAATGAAAGAGTCAGACCAGTTGATGCAATTCTTAGTAGGATTGAATGAAGTTTTTGATCAGACAAGAAATCAAATCTTGATGATGGACCCACTCCCAAACACAAGCAGAGCTTACTCTATGGTACTGAAAATGGAAAGCCAAAGGGACATCACTCCCAGCAATGTGTGCCCACCACAAAATATGGCAATGCAAGTCATAAGAACAATTGAAAAACCAAAGGGATTtcagaaaagaagaaacaacaTTGACAAGAAATCCCAGATTTGTAAGCATTGTGGGAAGACCGGACATACAAAGGAGGTTTGCTTTGAAATCTATGGCTTTCCAGATTGGTACAAGAATCTGATTGAACAAAAAAAGGGGAACAATAGGGCCTTGGTAGCTGCAGATTCTACAGAACAAGTACATAATGCAACCAGTGAAGGGACTGTTGCTGAGATAGTGAGAACCGAGCTCCAGAAATATTTTGGAGGAATAGAACACGGAGCATCTACAAATAACAGCATTACAGGAGCTGAATACGCTGGTAAATGTTCTAAAACTTCTTTGGTTAACAAGCTATGCTCCAACTTATGGGTTATAGACAGTGGTGCTACCACACACATGTCCAATAATCTAGCCTTTTTTGACAAACTTTATACTAACAAGACTAATTCTTCTATTCATCTTGCAGATGGTACACAACACTCTGTCATTAAGGCAGGGAACAtacttttatttgataaaatcccTTTATATGATGTTGCTTATGTTCCTAAATTGAGGTTTAATCTTCTTTCTGTTAGCAAGCTGTGCTGTAAATCTGATATTACTTTTAAGTTCTTCCCTACCTATTGTGTAATGCAGGACCAGAGGACTAAACAAATCCTCGGAGTAGGAAGCCTTATAGGGAAGCTATACATCCTTGACAGCCACTCTATGCAACAAGAACATGTAAATAGGATTCTAGCTTCAGACACTGATCTTAGCTTGAATGTATCTAGCACGAATTATGAAGTATGGCATAGAAGGCTAGGCCACATTTCAGACAATGTAATGGTTCACATTGGTTTAATAAAAGGAAACAGTAGTTCTACACAAATCTGTGACATCTGTCCCCAAGCAAAACAACAAAGACTGCCATTTCCCTTAAGTGATTCTTGCTCTAAAAATGTCTTTGATCTAATACACGTAGATTTATGGGGACCATACAATGAATTCTCTTTATCAAAATGTTCTTACTTTCTCACTATTGTTGATGATTTAAGTAGATGCACTTGGACTTTTCTGATGAAGTTTAAATCGCAAACTGCTAGCATTCTTATTGATTTTCATAGAATGATTATGACAcaatttgataaaagaataaagattGTAAGAACTGATAATGGTACTGAGTTTCTAAGTGCTCAATgtcaagatttttttaaaaaagaaggcATCATACATCAAACATCATGCACTTAtacaccacaacaaaatggggtagttgaaagaaaacataaacactTACTTCAAGTAGCTAGATCACTTTTATTTCAATCTAATTTGCCCAAAATGTTTTGGACAGATGCTATCCTTACGGCCACTTATATCATTAACAGAATCCCAACACCCCTTCTAAAATGGAAAACTCCTTATgagatattatataaaaagccTGTCAGTTACAAACATTTTAGAACCTTTGGATGTCTATGTTTTGCCACTAATAATCTTCctaataaatctaaatttgatCCTAGAGCCTCTAAATGTGTTATGATAGGATATGCTAACAATCAAAAGGGCTATAGACTTTATGACATCAAGAAAGGAGAAATCATTGTATCTAGAGATGTTGTTTTTCAAGAAcatatttttccatatatGGGACAGCAGACTGATCCTATAACTTGCTCTATACCTGCATTAGATTCTGACATTGACTTGTTGGATAATGAAGATGATCCTGCTGATAACAATGACCCTCCACCTCATCCACTACAGGAACAGACCTTAACTACAGAACCTGAACCTTCTAATATACTTCGAAGATCATCTAGGACCATCACTAGACCTGCAAAATTGCAGGATTTTATATGTTCTCAAGTTTCAGAACAACCGGACTTATTGACTGCTACTTATACTAGAGACATGCAtgcttgttttcttgtagCCTCTTCACATGAACAAGAACCAAGAACTTACAACCAAgctattaaaagaaaagaatggaaaGAAGCCATGAAAACAGAGTTGGATGCtttagaaaagaataatacaTGGGACATTGTTAAATTACCTAATAACAAGAGAACAATAGGTTGTAAATGGGTCTATAAACTCAAGCTTAACTCAGATGGCACCATTGATAGATATAAGGCAAGGTTAGTAGCAAAAGGGTATAACCAAATACCCGGTGTTGATTTTTTAGACAGCTTTTCACCTGTAGCTAAGACTGTCACAGTTAGGATTCTATTAGCTGTAGCTACTAAACTTGATTGGCATGTTCATCAGTTAGACATTAACAATGCTTTCCTACATGGTTATATTAATGAAGAACTGTACATGCAAGCTCCTGAAGGCTATGATATTAAAAAGGATCATGTCTGTAAACTGAAAAGGTCTATATATGGCTTAAAACAAGCTTCTAGACAGTGGAATCATGAATTTACTTCCAAATTAGAAGCCTATGGTTTTGTACAATCCAAGTATGATTATTGTTTGTTCACTAAAACCACTTCTACTGGTCTATATTGTTTACTCGTATATGTAGATGATGTTTTAGTAACAGGATCTTCAGAAGATGAAATCATAGAAATAAAGCAATATCTGGATAGAACCTTCACCATCAAGGACTTGGGCACAGCCAGATACTTCTTGGGGCTTGAAATTGCAAGGTCGAAGACAGGTATGTctattacacaaacaaaatacatCACTGACATTGTTAAAGATGTAGGAATGGAGCATACAAAAGCAGTAGCTACACCATTACCTTGTGGATTGAAATTGAGTGAGCATGAAGGACAACAATTGGAGGATCCAGAGAAATATAGACGATTGCTTGGGAAATTACTCTACTTGGGATTCAGCAGGCCGGATATATGCTTTGCCACACAGCAATTGAGCCAATTCATGCAACACCCTCGTCAACAACATTGGAATGCTGTTGTACATCTAGTCAAATATCTGAAGGGAACTTTGCATAGAGGATTACATTTTCCAGCTGCTCAGAACTTTGATTTAACTTCCTACTGTGATGCAGATTGGGCTAGCTGTAAAGATACAAGAAGATCAGTAAGTggattttgcatatttttggGTGGAAGTCTGATTTCCtggaagaccaagaaacaGGCAACTGTATCTCGATCCACTGCAGAGGCAGAGTATAGGTGTATGGCATCTACAACATGTGAGATAATTTGGATATATAACTTACTTGGAGAGTTTCAAGTCAAAGTGCCAACACCTATCCCCTTCTTCTGTGATAACCAGTCTGCTCTTCATATTACGGCGAATCCCGTGTTCCATGAACGCACGAAGCATCTAGAAATTGATTGCCACATAGTACGTGACAAGTATAAAGAAGGATTCTTAGCTCCTCAACATATAGCTTCAAGGAATCAGGTTGCGGATATTTTCACTAAGGCACTCCCAGGACCAAGCtttgcatcttttatttccAAGTTAGGACTTATCAATGTCTTGATAAGTCCAACTTGAGGGGAGGCTGTAAAATTACCTGTAGCAGCTTGGCCCTGAATCTCTGTAGCAGCTTGGCCCTAAATCAGTTTAAGTTGCTGATGCTTCTGCAGAATGaagaaggaggaagaaggacTACAGTAGCAGaggaaggaggaagaaggacTACAGTAGCAGAGTTGTTATCGCATTCCCGCTTCGCTACCACGACTTACGTCACTTAAATTAGAATACGTTTTCTCATAGCCGTTGTTCATTCTTTCCTGTCACTTATAAAAGCGCTATCACGTCTTTTAAGTAGGAAAGCGATTTATTAGTTTTCAGCAGTTATTTCCGTTAGCCTTGTATATATGAGAGGCCTTCGTCCTCTTCAGCAAAAGAACTGTAACACAGACCAAActattcttgtttcttgaatAAATTTCAACTGATTTTCTTCCATGGATTCCCTGCGCACAACTCTCCATACTTTCACAGAGATTGTGCGGAAAATTCAAGCTCGATtctttgaatcaattatatagcaagtgtaatatttgttgtgtgattgttgtacagtttaaaaaaaaataatcaattatataataaatgtatcatacttattttgtaaatatgaatttgattggaagaagaattttgagagaaagagagagaagtaTAAGATGTAGTCCAGAAATGAAGACTTTTTGAAGTGGTCAATGTCATTTGTACACAAGTCtgaaaaccctaaaaatgcTGTTGGAGTAGTATAGATAGACAGCATGTAAAAAGACTAAAGATCAAACTCGATATTCACGCAATCAAATTCATGAAAATCAGAAGAAGATTCCTCAAGAGTTATCACATCCTGCTGGAACCTATTACTACAAACCATTcttgtatattacatatatatatatatatatatatgtgtgtccAAATTCaggaaattgatgaaattcgACAAGGAAATTAACCAATCATACACTGAGTTCATCACCCAGCAGCGCTACCTGAGCCATGGCCGCTTGAGTGAGCTTCCGCCGCCACCCCTCCACCAACTGGAGAGGACCTAAACGCATTCAGAGCTGCAAGCATGCCTAAATGCCCATCTACCACCGCCCCACCGCCACCTTCATTTCCGGTAGCTAGTTGCTGCCCTTGCAAGAGCGTCACCGACGCTGGAAGATTCATTAAATGGAGTCCACTACTAGAGACTGCGCTTCCTCTATAGATGCCGGAATTCCCGACAGAAGGAAAAGTCCACAACGATTCGCCATTCATAAGAAATGTTGTTGCCGGAATCTGACCTTGGCTCGCCGGAATAGACCCCGCACTAGACTGCAGCATATAATTCGCCATCTGGGTTTGCACTGCCGGTG
This region of Sesamum indicum cultivar Zhongzhi No. 13 linkage group LG4, S_indicum_v1.0, whole genome shotgun sequence genomic DNA includes:
- the LOC110011867 gene encoding uncharacterized protein LOC110011867; this encodes MGEESENFKIHHSENPGLSLVTNLLDGTNFLSWSRSVKLTLGVKMKMGFITGEAVKPTEGGKELEQWIRCDNLVTCWILNSISKDIVESFMYTKTSRDLWIELETRFGQSNGPMIYRLKREMISVTQGTLSVSAYFSKLKKIWDELDNIVPTPECSCGAMKIISEMKESDQLMQFLVGLNEVFDQTRNQILMMDPLPNTSRAYSMVLKMESQRDITPSNVCPPQNMAMQVIRTIEKPKGFQKRRNNIDKKSQICKHCGKTGHTKEVCFEIYGFPDWYKNLIEQKKGNNRALVAADSTEQVHNATSEGTVAEIVRTELQKYFGGIEHGASTNNSITGAEYAGKCSKTSLVNKLCSNLWVIDSGATTHMSNNLAFFDKLYTNKTNSSIHLADGTQHSVIKAGNILLFDKIPLYDVAYVPKLRFNLLSVSKLCCKSDITFKFFPTYCVMQDQRTKQILGVGSLIGKLYILDSHSMQQEHVNRILASDTDLSLNVSSTNYEVWHRRLGHISDNVMVHIGYANNQKGYRLYDIKKGEIIVSRDVVFQEHIFPYMGQQTDPITCSIPALDSDIDLLDNEDDPADNNDPPPHPLQEQTLTTEPEPSNILRRSSRTITRPAKLQDFICSQVSEQPDLLTATYTRDMHACFLVASSHEQEPRTYNQAIKRKEWKEAMKTELDALEKNNTWDIVKLPNNKRTIGCKWVYKLKLNSDGTIDRYKAS